One Pirellulaceae bacterium genomic region harbors:
- the fetB gene encoding iron export ABC transporter permease subunit FetB, whose protein sequence is MKAEYIQLSYLQVMMATILILANGLISLFLRLNLGRRIVIASIRTVVQLLLVGLVLDQVFDVRSVFLVLAMMGVMTVIAGFAAVRRTEHRYSGVWLNTFLSVWASSWMITVLALIAIVQVEPWYRPQYAIPLLGMVLGNSLTGVSLGLDRMGDELVRGRDTVELVLALGGTSWEAAHRPISTAVRTGLIPTLNSMAVVGIVSLPGMMTGQLLAGVDPIEAVKYQVVMMFLIASGTALGTVSAVLLTYRSLFNSRNQFDHLALTSTVR, encoded by the coding sequence ATGAAGGCCGAATATATCCAGTTGTCCTATTTGCAAGTCATGATGGCCACGATTCTGATTCTCGCTAACGGACTGATTTCGCTGTTCTTGCGACTCAATCTCGGGCGACGAATTGTCATCGCCTCGATTCGGACAGTCGTTCAATTGTTGCTCGTTGGCTTGGTGTTAGATCAAGTTTTCGATGTTCGGAGTGTGTTTCTGGTTCTGGCCATGATGGGGGTGATGACGGTCATTGCCGGTTTCGCAGCGGTTCGACGTACCGAGCATCGTTACTCCGGCGTCTGGTTAAATACGTTTCTCTCTGTGTGGGCCAGTTCTTGGATGATTACCGTTCTGGCATTGATCGCCATCGTTCAGGTTGAACCCTGGTATCGGCCCCAATATGCCATACCGTTGTTAGGGATGGTGTTGGGGAATTCACTTACCGGGGTGTCGCTTGGTTTGGACAGAATGGGAGACGAACTCGTGCGGGGACGCGATACGGTTGAACTCGTGCTGGCATTGGGAGGAACATCCTGGGAAGCTGCTCACCGCCCGATCTCCACTGCGGTTCGAACGGGCTTAATTCCCACACTCAATTCGATGGCGGTGGTGGGCATTGTGAGCCTGCCCGGTATGATGACGGGGCAACTCTTGGCTGGCGTAGATCCCATCGAGGCTGTCAAATACCAAGTGGTCATGATGTTTTTGATCGCCTCCGGCACAGCCCTGGGGACCGTGTCCGCCGTCCTCCTCACCTATCGGTCTCTCTTCAATAGCCGTAATCAATTCGATCATTTGGCACTCACGTCGACGGTCCGTTAG
- a CDS encoding diaminopimelate decarboxylase, with protein MSSPVSNQQMTKNLTIDEAKIEEIAANYPTPFYLYDERGIRNTMRELRSAFAWCPDFREYFAVKATPNPRILEILKQEGCGADCSSFIELVLAEKVGITGDWIMFTSNNTPAREYEKAKALNALINLDDLTGIDYLQETIGLPDVISFRYNPGPLREGNAIIGNPEEAKYGFTREQLFDGYKKLKECGVNRFGLHTMVASNELNADFFVETARMLFDVAIELMQKLDIRLDFVNLGGGIGIPYKPGEVAVDLKYVGDKIESLYNELIKPAGLHPMKILMENGRMITGPHGFLVTRAIHRKDIYRKYIGVDACMANLMRPGMYGAYHHLSVLGKQQTPHDQVYDVVGSLCENNDKFAINRQLPEIDLGDLIVIHDAGAHGHSMGFQYNGKLRSAELLLCEDGSVEQIRRAETQEDYFATLDYPGLRD; from the coding sequence ATGTCTTCTCCTGTTTCCAATCAGCAAATGACCAAGAATCTCACGATCGACGAAGCGAAAATTGAAGAGATTGCCGCAAATTATCCAACCCCATTCTACCTCTATGACGAGCGTGGTATCCGCAATACGATGCGGGAGTTACGCAGCGCTTTCGCATGGTGTCCGGACTTTCGTGAATATTTCGCGGTGAAGGCAACGCCAAATCCCCGAATCCTCGAGATTCTCAAGCAGGAAGGATGTGGAGCTGATTGCTCAAGCTTTATCGAACTGGTGCTTGCCGAAAAGGTGGGGATTACGGGCGACTGGATCATGTTCACCTCGAACAATACGCCTGCCAGAGAATACGAGAAAGCCAAGGCTCTGAACGCTTTGATTAATCTCGACGATCTTACCGGTATCGATTATCTGCAGGAAACCATCGGGTTACCGGATGTCATCAGCTTTCGCTACAACCCGGGGCCTCTGCGAGAAGGCAATGCGATCATCGGGAATCCGGAAGAAGCGAAATACGGTTTTACTCGAGAGCAACTGTTTGATGGTTACAAAAAATTGAAAGAATGTGGTGTGAATCGCTTCGGATTGCATACGATGGTCGCTTCGAATGAATTAAACGCTGATTTCTTTGTCGAGACGGCACGCATGTTGTTTGATGTGGCAATCGAGTTGATGCAAAAACTCGACATCCGTTTGGATTTCGTTAATTTGGGCGGTGGAATTGGCATCCCATACAAGCCCGGTGAAGTGGCAGTTGATTTAAAATATGTCGGCGACAAAATTGAATCGTTGTACAACGAGTTGATCAAGCCGGCCGGCCTACATCCGATGAAGATCCTGATGGAAAATGGCCGCATGATTACCGGGCCGCATGGCTTCCTGGTCACTCGGGCCATTCATCGTAAGGATATCTACAGAAAGTACATCGGCGTCGATGCATGTATGGCAAATCTAATGCGTCCGGGTATGTACGGTGCCTATCATCACTTGAGCGTGTTGGGCAAGCAGCAGACGCCTCATGACCAAGTTTATGATGTGGTGGGTTCGCTTTGTGAGAACAACGACAAGTTTGCCATCAATCGCCAACTTCCTGAGATTGATCTGGGTGACCTGATCGTGATCCATGATGCGGGTGCTCATGGCCATTCGATGGGTTTCCAATACAACGGAAAGTTGCGATCTGCCGAATTGTTGTTATGCGAAGATGGTTCCGTTGAGCAGATTCGCAGAGCTGAAACCCAAGAGGATTATTTCGCGACGCTCGATTATCCCGGCCTTCGCGATTAG
- a CDS encoding DUF1501 domain-containing protein, producing MQDHKDLLKQQTRRHFFRDCGVGIGSMALGTLLQAPTRAAPANNNSVRSAMSPPSAKNVIYLFMAGGPSQLELFDHKPLLTKLNGQKPPQQFMEGKRFAFLKGTETLLGPYRPFRRCGQSGAWLSDLLPHHQKIVDEICLVKGMNTDVFNHGPAKLFTNTGSPQPGRPSMGSWVTYGLGSETNDLPSFVVLQSGPRGPRSGASLWSSGFLPTTFQGVPFRGTGDPILNLTNPPGFSHEHQADFFQAVGNLNRHRLDVIGDPEIATRIAAYEMAYRMQTSAPELMAINKETQATLDLYGAIPGEGSFANNCLLARRLVERGVRFVQLYHTNWDHHGGAESLENDLPLRTKQVDQAAAGLVLDLKQRGLLDDTLVVWGGEFGRTPMGESRKPIGRDHHIDSYTIWMAGGGIQPGMSYGETDEVGLSVVKDSVHVHDLQATILHMLGIDHKRLTFRFQGRDFRLTDVHGKVVHDILA from the coding sequence ATGCAAGACCATAAAGATCTTTTGAAACAACAGACACGTCGGCACTTTTTTCGCGATTGTGGTGTCGGTATCGGATCCATGGCGCTTGGAACTCTACTCCAGGCACCCACCCGAGCTGCTCCAGCCAACAACAATTCGGTACGTTCGGCCATGTCGCCTCCGAGCGCCAAGAATGTGATTTATCTGTTTATGGCTGGCGGACCAAGCCAGTTAGAATTGTTCGACCACAAACCGTTGCTGACAAAACTAAATGGACAAAAACCTCCGCAACAATTCATGGAAGGCAAGCGTTTCGCCTTTTTAAAGGGGACCGAGACGCTGCTCGGCCCCTACCGCCCTTTTCGTCGATGCGGGCAAAGTGGAGCATGGCTAAGTGATCTGCTACCCCATCACCAAAAAATCGTTGACGAAATATGCTTGGTCAAGGGAATGAACACTGATGTGTTCAATCACGGACCGGCAAAGCTATTCACCAACACCGGCTCACCTCAACCCGGACGGCCGTCAATGGGATCGTGGGTCACCTACGGCTTGGGCAGCGAAACCAACGATCTGCCGTCCTTCGTCGTCCTGCAGTCCGGCCCTCGAGGCCCCCGATCGGGTGCCTCGCTTTGGTCAAGCGGCTTTTTGCCGACTACTTTCCAAGGAGTCCCCTTTCGTGGAACGGGTGATCCGATCCTTAATCTGACCAACCCTCCGGGCTTCAGCCACGAACACCAAGCAGATTTCTTTCAAGCGGTGGGAAACCTCAACCGTCATCGTCTTGACGTGATTGGCGATCCAGAGATCGCTACACGTATCGCTGCCTACGAAATGGCTTATCGGATGCAAACCAGTGCACCGGAACTAATGGCCATCAACAAGGAGACTCAAGCAACCCTTGATCTTTATGGAGCAATCCCAGGCGAGGGCTCCTTCGCCAACAATTGTTTACTCGCGCGCCGATTGGTAGAGCGAGGCGTGCGCTTCGTGCAACTATATCACACCAACTGGGACCATCATGGCGGCGCGGAATCATTGGAAAATGACCTGCCGTTACGGACGAAACAGGTAGATCAAGCAGCAGCCGGTTTGGTTTTAGATCTGAAACAACGTGGCTTGCTGGATGATACATTGGTCGTGTGGGGGGGTGAATTCGGTCGCACCCCGATGGGCGAATCACGTAAGCCGATCGGTCGAGACCACCACATCGATAGCTACACGATCTGGATGGCCGGTGGTGGAATTCAACCGGGAATGTCTTACGGGGAGACAGATGAAGTTGGCTTGAGTGTCGTCAAAGATTCCGTTCACGTCCACGACCTTCAAGCGACAATCTTGCATATGCTCGGCATCGACCACAAACGACTCACATTTCGCTTTCAAGGTCGAGACTTCCGACTGACCGATGTGCACGGCAAGGTGGTCCACGATATCCTTGCTTGA
- a CDS encoding PSD1 and planctomycete cytochrome C domain-containing protein has translation MLESPIMREPVQVHAIRLATLVATLFVAVGPIIAVDPTLKATNPDASSHVDFSRDILPILANSCFQCHGPDEESREADLRLDREQDAKSDRGDYAAIVAGSAEKSELIRRLTSTDPDEVMPPPQFEKPLSAQQLTILRRWINQGAEWQGHWSFQPIHSPVVPAESEARHPIDAFILARLRTEKLHPVRRADRITLARRVYLDLIGLLPTPEQIDEFVNDARPGAFERLVDRLLANPHYGERWGRHWLDQARYADSDGYAIDGARVMWPYRDWVITAINEDMPFDQFTIEQIAGDQFESPTQDQLVATAFHRNTLVNQEGGSDPEQFRNETVVDRVNTTGSVWLGLTIGCAQCHTHKFDPITQTEYYRFFAFFNSTEDKNSHDPRITPIPTDQKFIFDNLNQSIGAAKRAISEDDTKNHEFNESVKTAVKRLEESKRRFEQRFGNVMIMRELKEPRDTHLHIRGDFLRPGARVQSNVPSILPSLPAQENHYNRLDLARWLVDVQNPLTARVTVNRVWMRFFGMGLVETENDFGTQGTAPTHPQLLDWLAHWLIQDGWSIKRLHRLIVLSDAYQRAAYGPSALLEADPRNQWLARQSRLRVDAEIVRDLALSASGMLTSVIGGPSVYPPQPDGVYAFTQRKLSWKNSQGSDRYRRGMYTFFYRSAPHPMLSTFDAPNFQTVCTRRVRSNTPLQSLTMANDVAILEMAKGVAERILQEQHANDQHRITRAFRICMGRPPDTAELRQLETFLNQQLSSFASATNTAEHFRTDQSKLSADRLAAWTALTRVLMNLDEFVTRS, from the coding sequence ATGTTAGAATCACCCATTATGAGAGAACCTGTACAAGTTCATGCTATTCGCCTGGCAACGTTGGTTGCGACCCTGTTTGTCGCGGTGGGTCCAATTATCGCGGTAGATCCAACCTTAAAGGCTACGAATCCGGATGCCTCATCCCATGTCGACTTCAGTCGTGACATTCTACCAATCCTGGCAAACTCATGCTTCCAGTGCCATGGTCCGGATGAAGAATCACGGGAAGCCGATTTACGGCTCGACCGCGAGCAGGATGCCAAATCGGACCGCGGTGATTACGCGGCAATTGTGGCAGGATCTGCAGAAAAGAGTGAGTTAATACGACGACTGACCTCAACCGACCCAGACGAGGTGATGCCGCCGCCTCAATTTGAAAAGCCGCTCAGCGCGCAGCAGCTTACCATTCTCCGAAGGTGGATTAATCAGGGCGCGGAATGGCAAGGGCACTGGTCTTTTCAACCGATCCACTCCCCCGTTGTGCCAGCCGAGTCAGAGGCCCGTCACCCAATCGATGCGTTCATCCTCGCACGTCTTCGAACGGAAAAGCTTCACCCGGTGCGGCGCGCTGATCGGATCACCTTAGCACGCCGCGTTTATTTGGACCTCATTGGGCTTTTACCCACACCGGAGCAGATCGACGAATTCGTGAATGACGCCAGACCGGGCGCTTTTGAACGACTCGTCGATCGCTTACTTGCAAACCCGCACTACGGCGAAAGGTGGGGACGCCATTGGCTTGACCAAGCACGCTACGCCGACTCCGATGGCTACGCGATTGACGGCGCTCGCGTCATGTGGCCCTATCGCGACTGGGTCATCACTGCGATCAATGAAGATATGCCATTCGACCAATTTACGATCGAACAAATCGCCGGTGATCAATTCGAGTCACCCACCCAGGATCAACTTGTAGCAACCGCTTTTCACCGAAACACGTTGGTCAACCAGGAAGGTGGCAGCGATCCCGAGCAATTCCGGAATGAAACTGTCGTCGATCGGGTCAACACAACCGGTTCGGTCTGGCTGGGGCTGACGATCGGTTGTGCCCAATGCCACACCCACAAGTTCGATCCCATTACGCAAACAGAATACTACCGTTTTTTTGCTTTTTTCAATTCCACCGAAGACAAAAACAGTCACGATCCTCGGATCACCCCGATCCCAACCGACCAGAAGTTCATTTTCGACAATCTGAATCAGTCGATCGGGGCTGCCAAACGGGCCATCTCCGAAGACGACACCAAGAATCACGAATTTAACGAATCAGTGAAAACGGCGGTCAAACGATTAGAAGAAAGCAAACGTCGTTTTGAACAGCGTTTTGGCAATGTAATGATCATGCGAGAGCTGAAAGAACCTCGTGACACTCACCTGCACATTCGAGGTGATTTCCTTCGACCGGGCGCACGGGTTCAATCGAACGTCCCCTCTATCCTGCCGTCATTGCCCGCGCAAGAGAATCACTACAACCGACTCGACTTAGCGCGTTGGCTGGTCGATGTGCAAAATCCCTTGACCGCCCGAGTCACTGTTAATCGCGTATGGATGCGTTTCTTTGGCATGGGGCTGGTGGAAACCGAAAATGACTTCGGCACCCAAGGCACAGCTCCAACCCATCCGCAACTCTTGGATTGGCTCGCCCATTGGTTGATCCAAGACGGTTGGTCCATCAAGAGACTCCATCGGTTGATCGTGTTGTCAGACGCCTATCAGCGTGCGGCCTACGGACCGTCCGCATTGCTAGAAGCAGATCCTCGCAATCAGTGGTTGGCACGGCAATCGCGTTTACGGGTTGACGCAGAAATCGTACGAGATTTAGCGCTTTCCGCAAGTGGGATGCTGACCTCCGTCATCGGAGGACCCAGCGTTTACCCACCGCAACCTGACGGCGTTTACGCATTCACTCAGCGCAAGTTAAGCTGGAAAAATAGCCAAGGCTCAGATCGCTATCGTCGGGGGATGTATACATTTTTTTATCGCAGCGCACCTCATCCGATGCTTTCCACTTTCGACGCGCCCAACTTCCAGACCGTTTGCACACGCCGAGTTCGATCCAATACGCCGCTCCAATCGTTGACAATGGCGAACGATGTGGCAATTCTCGAAATGGCTAAGGGGGTGGCTGAACGAATTCTCCAGGAACAGCATGCCAATGATCAGCATCGGATCACGCGAGCTTTCCGGATTTGCATGGGACGCCCACCCGACACAGCAGAGCTGAGGCAGCTCGAAACGTTTCTCAATCAACAACTCAGCAGCTTTGCAAGCGCAACTAACACCGCCGAACACTTTAGGACCGATCAATCCAAGTTGAGCGCCGACCGCTTGGCAGCGTGGACCGCGTTGACACGCGTGCTGATGAACCTTGACGAATTCGTAACCCGGAGCTAA
- a CDS encoding serine hydrolase, with protein sequence MRRPLSLLTLLVLLMVLLSFGSQLLAAGPERQDPLLQNELARIVKRYELPGMVAAVIWKGRVCRMAASGVRKMGESVPITVDDKIHLGSCTKAMTATLLATLVEQQKVAWDAVLPQLLPNLKDVMHESYRDVSLKQLLIHRSGLPANSARMFLVGKEKSPTEQRRELFRTVLAQPPQNVPGTEYLYSNLGYMLAGLVAEESTGESWESLMSTRIFRPLGMETAGFGAPGTLGEIDQPWGHDESPRLGLRPLQRDNPSILGPAGTVHASLGDWGKFVALHLKHQPIEQIIENQTIDELHQLEPQHKYTMGWISVPREWADGNALTHTGSNTMWMAVVWLAPAKDLAFLAVTNSGQQVAGKACDQSIRFMLESFSPQFPCR encoded by the coding sequence GTGAGACGCCCGCTTTCGCTTTTGACACTTTTGGTGCTGTTAATGGTCTTGCTTTCATTTGGCAGCCAGTTGCTGGCTGCTGGGCCAGAACGCCAGGATCCATTGTTGCAGAACGAACTGGCAAGGATTGTCAAGCGATACGAACTGCCAGGCATGGTGGCGGCCGTGATCTGGAAAGGTCGAGTCTGTCGAATGGCTGCTTCGGGTGTACGCAAGATGGGGGAGTCGGTGCCGATTACCGTCGACGATAAAATTCATTTGGGTTCGTGCACCAAAGCCATGACGGCGACGCTGTTAGCGACTCTTGTTGAGCAACAGAAAGTAGCTTGGGATGCTGTGCTGCCACAGTTGTTGCCAAATCTTAAAGATGTAATGCATGAGTCGTACCGCGATGTGTCGCTAAAACAGTTGTTGATACATCGATCAGGTTTGCCGGCAAATTCCGCACGGATGTTTCTTGTTGGCAAGGAGAAATCTCCGACCGAGCAGCGGCGTGAGTTGTTCCGAACCGTCTTGGCACAACCCCCTCAAAATGTTCCCGGAACCGAGTACCTGTATTCGAATCTGGGCTACATGTTGGCGGGTCTCGTCGCAGAAGAGTCGACAGGAGAAAGTTGGGAGTCGCTTATGTCGACCAGGATTTTTCGGCCACTGGGTATGGAAACAGCCGGTTTTGGCGCGCCAGGTACGTTGGGGGAAATTGATCAGCCTTGGGGCCACGACGAATCTCCTCGACTTGGGCTACGACCCCTGCAACGCGATAATCCGTCTATCTTAGGCCCAGCAGGAACCGTACATGCAAGCCTGGGAGATTGGGGGAAGTTCGTCGCTTTACATCTCAAGCATCAGCCTATTGAGCAGATTATCGAAAATCAAACAATTGACGAATTGCACCAATTAGAGCCGCAACACAAGTATACGATGGGATGGATTTCTGTCCCGCGTGAATGGGCTGATGGAAATGCCTTGACTCACACGGGAAGCAATACGATGTGGATGGCCGTTGTTTGGTTAGCTCCCGCCAAGGATCTGGCCTTTTTGGCTGTCACGAACAGCGGACAGCAGGTTGCCGGAAAGGCCTGTGATCAAAGCATTCGCTTTATGTTGGAGAGCTTCAGCCCGCAATTCCCATGTCGGTGA
- a CDS encoding HEAT repeat domain-containing protein — protein sequence MHSIRQFFLLVFSLTVPTYCFAAPVDESQANLSLPASEANLKLQIDVFSSQVKNATALCLDDQGRVYVSETYRWRKGIEDNRDHTYWIMDDLAAGTVEDRSALYAKWKDRFQDEQYFTRYSDRVLRLVDSNADGKADATTVFADGFRQDVDGPAIGLLSGPLGIYLASIPHLWLLQDPDGDGVSDQRKSLQDGFGVKNSLSGHDLHGLVWGPDGKLYFSMGDRGFHCETEDGRILSDPNSGAVFRCNPDGSEMEIFYHRLRNPQEIAFNEYGDLFTVDNNCDQGDSARVCYLLEGGDTGWNLGAQALTTYKASIDDGQMDQIPHWLSEGMWQLEHPGQPAHILPPIAHLTNGPSGLAFDSGTSLPDRYRNHFLVCDYKGAPNLCFLYSFKVNLSGAGYTMQDAHMLHGGIANTDVTVGYDGKIYLTDFGGGWIRSDQGNIYSLYDLESIKRPIVKETANLFQQGFAALPSDELATRLDHDDMRVRQRCQFELVKRGDKRRLAIVAQKGQSAYARFHAIWGLGQLKATSELLKLLQDDDAEIRAQSARAIGNTGNSTAAAAIRPLILDDEPRVRTFATIAAGKLQDRQALKAVIQFAANQSQANPFERHAAVFALSRIATPQQLMTMSQSDSLPVRLTGLLALRRNRDPRIAKYLSDQNTMIVDEAIRAINDENLTDAVPLLATYSQRYTGSINDVPNAMIFRRLINACLRSARPSDAETLLQFAANATLPKEYRLLALKALEHFDAPPSIDPTVGLYRPLPSRDITSIREVLAQPSIHLFESSNGDIAAATIRVMRHFGIRLSEKSLIERIRDGRQPEEVRRVALEQLVSDQRFDQKLLLKSLLVDESPLLRTTATLAYLDAFPDESTATLQGMIEFQTDQDLRTAYRILQESESATMAQLLVSELDKLMKGQLHRTVHLDLYQAAKKSPHKLVNKKLAEVDSFLAQQGLNSYDFTREGGDPVRGQLVFQNQGVCMKCHQGDRGGGDAGPPLTDIGRLRRAEELLESIIDPNANVVDGFGSVTVFLADGTSATGTILDDDKQALVLKTPTGNTIEIPVEQIEERSPISSPMPKQAENLTPNEIRDLLAYLLQLKGKP from the coding sequence ATGCATTCGATTCGCCAGTTTTTCCTGTTGGTCTTCAGCCTGACGGTTCCAACGTATTGCTTCGCAGCCCCGGTTGACGAAAGCCAAGCCAATCTTTCCCTGCCGGCTTCTGAAGCAAATCTCAAATTACAGATCGATGTTTTTTCGAGCCAAGTGAAAAACGCGACCGCCTTGTGCCTCGATGATCAGGGACGGGTTTACGTTTCGGAAACATATCGATGGCGAAAAGGGATTGAAGACAATCGGGATCACACTTACTGGATCATGGATGATCTGGCGGCTGGCACGGTTGAAGACAGATCGGCCTTGTATGCAAAATGGAAGGATCGATTTCAGGACGAGCAGTATTTCACTCGTTACTCGGATCGAGTGCTTCGATTGGTTGACTCAAATGCCGATGGCAAAGCGGATGCGACAACCGTTTTTGCGGACGGATTCCGACAAGATGTTGACGGTCCGGCAATCGGTCTCCTCAGTGGTCCGCTGGGGATTTACCTCGCGTCGATTCCGCATTTGTGGTTGCTTCAAGATCCAGATGGTGACGGAGTTTCGGATCAGCGTAAATCTTTGCAAGACGGATTTGGAGTCAAGAACAGTTTAAGTGGTCATGATTTGCACGGTTTGGTTTGGGGGCCTGACGGTAAGCTCTATTTTTCCATGGGTGACCGTGGTTTTCATTGCGAGACCGAGGACGGTCGAATCCTAAGCGACCCGAACTCGGGTGCCGTGTTCCGATGTAATCCAGACGGAAGCGAGATGGAAATTTTCTACCATCGCTTACGGAATCCTCAGGAAATTGCTTTCAACGAATACGGCGACCTGTTTACTGTCGACAACAATTGCGATCAGGGCGACTCGGCACGCGTCTGCTATCTACTCGAAGGGGGTGATACAGGCTGGAATTTGGGAGCCCAGGCACTGACGACTTACAAGGCGTCGATTGACGATGGACAGATGGATCAAATCCCACATTGGTTGAGTGAAGGAATGTGGCAACTCGAGCATCCGGGACAGCCGGCTCACATTCTGCCACCGATAGCCCATCTGACAAATGGACCCTCGGGACTCGCTTTTGATTCCGGCACCAGTCTACCCGACCGATACCGCAACCACTTTCTTGTCTGCGATTACAAAGGCGCGCCCAACCTATGCTTTTTGTATTCCTTCAAGGTAAATCTTTCGGGGGCCGGCTATACGATGCAAGATGCTCACATGCTGCACGGGGGCATTGCCAATACGGACGTCACCGTTGGGTATGACGGCAAAATCTATCTCACTGATTTTGGCGGGGGATGGATACGAAGCGACCAGGGTAATATCTATTCGCTTTACGATTTGGAATCCATCAAACGTCCCATCGTAAAGGAGACAGCTAACTTATTTCAGCAGGGCTTTGCCGCCCTACCCTCGGACGAATTAGCCACGCGACTGGATCACGACGACATGCGTGTACGCCAGCGTTGCCAATTTGAATTAGTAAAACGAGGTGACAAACGCCGTTTAGCCATCGTCGCTCAGAAGGGACAATCCGCCTACGCTCGATTCCACGCGATCTGGGGGCTTGGACAACTGAAGGCAACTTCGGAGCTGCTGAAATTGCTCCAAGACGATGATGCCGAGATTCGAGCACAATCGGCCCGAGCGATTGGAAACACCGGCAACTCGACGGCTGCGGCTGCAATTCGCCCCTTGATTCTCGACGACGAACCTCGAGTTCGCACTTTTGCCACCATCGCCGCTGGAAAATTGCAAGACCGTCAAGCGTTGAAGGCCGTCATCCAATTTGCGGCCAATCAATCACAAGCAAATCCATTCGAACGACACGCAGCCGTTTTTGCCCTCTCAAGAATTGCCACCCCCCAACAACTTATGACGATGAGCCAATCTGACAGTCTGCCAGTCCGCCTCACCGGTCTGCTCGCCTTACGAAGAAATCGCGATCCACGGATCGCCAAATACCTGAGCGATCAGAATACGATGATCGTAGATGAGGCAATTCGCGCCATCAATGACGAAAATCTAACGGACGCGGTGCCTCTTCTTGCGACCTACAGCCAGAGATATACCGGCAGCATCAATGACGTGCCGAATGCAATGATTTTCCGCCGATTGATTAACGCCTGCCTCCGCAGCGCTCGCCCATCGGACGCTGAAACACTGCTACAATTCGCCGCTAACGCCACATTACCGAAAGAGTATCGACTGTTGGCGTTGAAAGCACTTGAACATTTCGATGCGCCACCCTCCATCGATCCCACGGTTGGCTTATATCGCCCGCTGCCCTCGCGAGATATCACGTCGATTCGCGAAGTCCTGGCCCAGCCATCCATCCATTTATTTGAATCTTCCAACGGAGATATCGCCGCCGCGACCATTCGCGTGATGCGTCACTTTGGGATCCGATTGAGCGAAAAATCTTTAATCGAGCGTATCCGAGATGGTCGCCAACCGGAAGAAGTGCGACGCGTGGCACTGGAACAACTCGTCTCGGATCAACGATTTGATCAAAAACTTCTTTTGAAAAGTCTACTCGTCGACGAATCCCCGCTACTTCGGACCACGGCGACCCTGGCCTATCTCGATGCGTTTCCGGACGAATCCACAGCAACCCTGCAAGGCATGATTGAGTTCCAAACAGATCAAGATTTGCGTACGGCATATCGGATCTTACAAGAATCCGAATCGGCAACGATGGCGCAATTGCTCGTATCCGAACTCGATAAATTGATGAAGGGTCAACTTCACCGCACGGTCCATCTGGATCTTTATCAGGCAGCGAAGAAGAGCCCCCACAAATTGGTCAACAAAAAGCTTGCGGAGGTCGACAGCTTTCTGGCACAACAGGGATTAAACAGCTATGACTTCACACGCGAGGGCGGCGATCCAGTGAGAGGTCAATTGGTTTTTCAGAACCAAGGCGTCTGTATGAAATGCCACCAAGGAGACCGTGGGGGTGGCGATGCTGGTCCACCACTTACCGACATTGGGCGCCTACGGCGAGCTGAGGAATTGCTTGAATCGATTATCGACCCTAACGCGAACGTCGTTGATGGCTTCGGGTCCGTAACTGTTTTCCTAGCCGACGGAACTTCCGCCACCGGCACCATTCTCGACGATGACAAGCAGGCACTCGTGCTGAAGACGCCGACGGGCAATACCATCGAGATTCCCGTCGAGCAGATCGAAGAAAGATCTCCCATTTCGTCTCCGATGCCAAAACAGGCGGAGAATCTCACGCCAAACGAGATTCGAGACCTATTGGCTTACTTGCTTCAATTGAAGGGCAAGCCCTAA